From Actinomyces sp. oral taxon 171 str. F0337, one genomic window encodes:
- the rplK gene encoding 50S ribosomal protein L11: MAPKKKVAGLIKLQIQAGQANPAPPIGPALGAHGVNIMEFCKAYNAATESQRGNVIPVEITVYEDRSFTFITKTPPAAELIKKAAGVPKGSATPHTVKVASLTQAQVREIAESKMPDLNANDVEAAAKIIAGTARSMGITVEA; the protein is encoded by the coding sequence ATGGCCCCCAAGAAGAAGGTCGCCGGGCTGATCAAGCTCCAGATCCAGGCCGGCCAGGCCAACCCCGCTCCGCCGATCGGCCCCGCCCTGGGTGCTCACGGCGTCAACATCATGGAGTTCTGCAAGGCGTACAACGCGGCGACCGAGTCGCAGCGCGGCAACGTCATCCCCGTGGAGATCACCGTCTACGAGGACCGCTCCTTCACCTTCATCACCAAGACCCCGCCGGCCGCCGAGCTCATCAAGAAGGCCGCGGGCGTCCCCAAGGGATCCGCCACCCCCCACACCGTGAAGGTGGCCTCCCTGACCCAGGCTCAGGTGCGTGAGATCGCCGAGTCCAAGATGCCCGACCTCAACGCCAACGACGTCGAGGCCGCCGCCAAGATCATCGCCGGCACCGCTCGTTCCATGGGCATCACCGTCGAGGCCTGA
- the rplA gene encoding 50S ribosomal protein L1, giving the protein MTKRSKAYRAAAEKIQSGVLYTPAEAVHLAKSTSVTKFDATVDVVFRLGVDPRKADQMVRGTVSLPHGTGKTARVVVFAQGERAEQALAAGADEVGGDELIEKVAKGYTDFDAAVATPDLMGKVGRLGRVLGPRGLMPNPRTGTVTMDVAKAVSDIKGGRIEFRVDRASNLHFIIGKASFSEEQLTENFQAALEEILRLKPSTSKGRYILKATMTTTMGPGIPMDVTKA; this is encoded by the coding sequence ATGACCAAGCGCTCCAAGGCCTACCGCGCCGCGGCTGAGAAGATCCAGTCCGGAGTCCTCTACACCCCGGCCGAGGCCGTTCACCTGGCCAAGTCCACCTCCGTCACCAAGTTCGACGCCACCGTCGACGTCGTCTTCCGCCTGGGAGTCGACCCCCGTAAGGCGGACCAGATGGTTCGCGGCACCGTGTCCCTGCCGCACGGTACCGGTAAGACCGCCCGCGTCGTCGTCTTCGCCCAGGGAGAGCGTGCCGAGCAGGCCCTCGCCGCCGGCGCGGACGAGGTCGGTGGCGACGAGCTCATCGAGAAGGTCGCCAAGGGCTACACGGACTTCGACGCAGCTGTGGCCACCCCCGACCTCATGGGCAAGGTCGGCCGCCTGGGCCGCGTTCTGGGTCCCCGTGGCCTCATGCCCAACCCCCGCACCGGCACCGTGACGATGGACGTGGCCAAGGCCGTCTCCGACATCAAGGGCGGCCGTATCGAGTTCCGCGTGGACCGCGCCTCCAACCTCCACTTCATCATCGGCAAGGCATCCTTCTCCGAGGAGCAGCTGACGGAGAACTTCCAGGCCGCCCTGGAGGAGATCCTGCGCCTCAAGCCCTCGACCTCGAAGGGCCGCTACATCCTCAAGGCCACCATGACCACCACCATGGGCCCCGGCATCCCGATGGACGTCACCAAGGCCTGA
- a CDS encoding OmpA family protein has product MSRSSSSDSAVTYSSDGQTTVASLSGDVTFDVDSSALTDRAKQVLDDIVKRWNGKPPATVTVVGHTDSVADDAHNQTLSEQRAKAVADYLTSKVPSLNVQSSGKGESEPVASETNADGSVNEAGKAANRHVDVRWG; this is encoded by the coding sequence GTGTCACGATCGAGCAGCTCGGACAGCGCCGTCACCTACTCCTCGGACGGGCAGACCACAGTGGCCTCGCTGTCCGGTGACGTCACCTTCGACGTCGACTCCTCCGCCCTGACCGACCGCGCCAAGCAGGTGCTCGATGACATCGTCAAGCGCTGGAACGGCAAGCCGCCGGCCACGGTCACCGTGGTGGGGCATACGGACTCCGTAGCCGACGACGCTCACAACCAGACGCTCTCCGAGCAGCGGGCGAAGGCGGTCGCGGACTACCTGACCTCCAAGGTCCCGTCCCTGAACGTCCAGTCCTCCGGCAAGGGGGAGAGCGAGCCCGTGGCCTCCGAGACCAATGCGGACGGCAGTGTCAATGAGGCCGGCAAGGCCGCCAACCGTCACGTCGACGTGCGCTGGGGGTAG
- a CDS encoding prepilin peptidase, which yields MSIPALLVATVVGCAVIAVVARPVSTFARRYVSDLERAEAPTASSSPGGITTEPGTFRAQWLLAPTSQGVLTTILCGVTLMRGMVGDAWGEVIVALPLVALLGAACSVDAVCHRLPNRILGPAALWTGAATTTLVLLNVVTGTPLSEAGWALLRSVLCAVSAGVIVGAMALLPGSGMGLGDAKLCAVLGLWLGYFGGTYTAMGIILGFFIGGLVAIALMISRLASRKTLIAFGPYLSLGGWLAWMLAVA from the coding sequence GTGAGTATCCCCGCACTCCTGGTCGCCACCGTCGTTGGCTGCGCAGTCATCGCAGTCGTTGCCCGCCCGGTCTCGACCTTCGCCCGGCGGTACGTGTCCGACCTGGAGCGGGCTGAGGCACCAACTGCGAGCTCTTCGCCCGGCGGCATCACCACCGAGCCGGGCACGTTCCGTGCCCAGTGGCTGCTGGCACCCACCTCGCAGGGCGTTCTGACCACCATTCTTTGTGGGGTGACGCTCATGCGGGGAATGGTGGGAGACGCATGGGGCGAGGTGATCGTTGCACTTCCCCTCGTGGCGCTGCTCGGCGCGGCATGCAGCGTCGACGCCGTGTGTCACCGCCTCCCCAACCGCATTCTCGGTCCAGCCGCTCTATGGACCGGTGCGGCAACCACGACCCTCGTCCTGCTCAACGTGGTCACGGGGACGCCCTTGTCCGAGGCGGGCTGGGCTCTGCTTCGATCCGTTCTGTGCGCAGTGAGTGCCGGCGTCATTGTCGGGGCCATGGCGCTGCTCCCCGGTTCGGGAATGGGACTGGGTGATGCGAAGCTGTGTGCGGTTCTTGGGCTGTGGCTCGGATACTTCGGCGGGACCTACACCGCGATGGGCATCATCCTTGGATTCTTCATCGGCGGGCTCGTCGCCATCGCACTGATGATCAGTCGCCTGGCGAGCCGCAAGACACTCATTGCCTTCGGCCCCTACCTGTCACTGGGGGGCTGGTTGGCATGGATGCTCGCAGTGGCGTGA
- the rpsL gene encoding 30S ribosomal protein S12, which translates to MPTIQQLVRKGRSTKRSASKTPALKASPQRRGVCTRVYTTTPKKPNSALRKVARVRLSTGIEVTAYIPGEGHNLQEHSIVLVRGGRVKDLPGVRYHIVRGALDTQGVKGRQQARSKYGAKKEKK; encoded by the coding sequence GTGCCTACCATTCAGCAGCTGGTCCGCAAGGGCCGCTCGACGAAGCGCTCCGCGTCCAAGACGCCGGCGCTCAAGGCCAGTCCGCAGCGCCGTGGCGTGTGCACTCGCGTGTACACCACGACCCCCAAGAAGCCGAACTCCGCCCTTCGTAAGGTCGCCCGTGTGCGCCTGTCCACCGGTATCGAGGTCACGGCCTACATCCCCGGTGAGGGCCACAACCTCCAGGAGCACTCCATCGTGCTCGTGCGCGGTGGTCGTGTGAAGGACCTTCCCGGTGTCCGCTACCACATCGTGCGCGGCGCCCTCGACACCCAGGGTGTCAAGGGCCGCCAGCAGGCACGTTCCAAGTACGGCGCCAAGAAGGAGAAGAAGTAA
- the rpsG gene encoding 30S ribosomal protein S7: MPRKGPAPKRPLVVDPVYGSPVVTQLVNRVLLDGKKSTAERIVYGALEGVRSKTDQDPVSVLKRALDNIRPALEVRSRRVGGATYQVPVEVRPGRATTLALRWLVDFSRQRRENTMTERLMNEILDASNGLGAAVKRREDMHRMAESNKAFAHYRW; this comes from the coding sequence ATGCCTCGTAAGGGTCCCGCACCCAAGCGCCCGCTCGTCGTCGACCCCGTCTACGGCTCGCCGGTCGTCACCCAGCTCGTCAATCGCGTCCTGCTGGACGGCAAGAAGTCCACCGCTGAGCGCATCGTCTACGGTGCCCTCGAGGGCGTCCGCTCCAAGACGGACCAGGACCCGGTCTCCGTCCTCAAGCGCGCGCTGGACAACATCCGCCCCGCGCTGGAGGTCCGCTCCCGCCGCGTCGGTGGTGCCACCTACCAGGTGCCCGTCGAGGTTCGCCCCGGCCGCGCCACCACCCTGGCGCTGCGCTGGCTCGTGGACTTCTCCCGCCAGCGCCGCGAGAACACGATGACCGAGCGTCTCATGAACGAGATCCTCGACGCCTCCAACGGCCTGGGCGCCGCGGTCAAGCGTCGCGAGGACATGCACCGCATGGCCGAGTCCAACAAGGCCTTCGCCCACTACCGCTGGTAA
- the fusA gene encoding elongation factor G, protein MALDVLTDLTKVRNIGIMAHIDAGKTTVTERILFYTGINYKIGETHDGASTMDWMEQEQERGITITSAATTCFWKNNQINIIDTPGHVDFTVEVERSLRVLDGAVAVFDGKEGVEPQSETVWRQADKYNVPRICYINKMDKLGADFDFSVQTIRDRLHATPIVLNFPIGAENEFSGLVDVLEMRAIRFPEKDADGKDTRGSVVEYEEIPSELVAKAEELRAQLVETVAEADDTLMEKYLEGEELSVAELKAGIRKLTVAGEAFPVLAGSAFKNKGIQPVLDAVLDYLPSPLDVPDVEGHVVGNEEEVLTRPADEKAPFAALASKVATHPFYGKLVYVRVYSGKVSQGDMVLNATKGKKERIGKLFQMHSNKENPVEEAHAGHIYALIGLKDVTTGDTLCAQDSPIILESMTFPAPVIHVAIEPKTKGDQEKLSVAIQKLSEEDPTFTVSLDEETGQTVIGGMGELHLDVFVDRMRREFKVEANVGAPQVAYRETIRKKVDKVEYTHKKQTGGSGQFAKVQMSFEPLVADEVAEAADGEKAHYEFANAVTGGRVPREYIPSVDAGVQDAMLTGVLAGYPMVDIKATLVDGAYHEVDSSEMAFKIAGSMAFKEGAKKASPVLLEPVMAVEVRTPEEYMGDVIGDLNSRRGMIASMEDAVGVKVIRANVPLSEMFGYVGDLRSKTQGRAVYSMTFDSYAEVPKNVADEIIAKVKGA, encoded by the coding sequence GTGGCACTTGACGTGCTGACAGACCTCACCAAGGTCCGCAACATCGGCATCATGGCGCACATCGATGCCGGTAAGACCACCGTGACAGAACGCATCCTGTTCTACACGGGCATCAACTACAAGATCGGCGAGACGCACGACGGCGCCTCGACGATGGACTGGATGGAGCAGGAGCAGGAGCGCGGTATCACCATCACCTCCGCGGCCACCACCTGCTTCTGGAAGAACAACCAGATCAACATCATCGACACCCCCGGCCACGTGGACTTCACGGTCGAGGTCGAGCGCTCCCTGCGCGTGCTCGACGGCGCCGTCGCGGTCTTTGATGGCAAGGAGGGCGTGGAGCCGCAGTCGGAGACGGTGTGGCGCCAGGCGGACAAGTACAACGTCCCGCGCATCTGCTACATCAACAAGATGGACAAGCTGGGCGCGGACTTCGACTTCTCCGTCCAGACCATCCGCGACCGCCTCCACGCCACCCCGATCGTCCTCAACTTCCCGATCGGCGCCGAGAACGAGTTCTCCGGCCTCGTCGACGTCCTGGAGATGCGGGCCATCCGCTTCCCCGAGAAGGACGCCGACGGCAAGGACACCCGCGGCTCCGTCGTCGAGTACGAGGAGATCCCCTCCGAGCTGGTCGCCAAGGCCGAGGAGCTGCGCGCCCAGCTGGTCGAGACGGTCGCCGAGGCCGACGACACCCTCATGGAGAAGTACCTCGAGGGCGAGGAGCTCAGCGTCGCCGAGCTCAAGGCCGGTATCCGTAAGCTCACCGTGGCCGGTGAGGCCTTCCCGGTCCTGGCCGGGTCCGCCTTCAAGAACAAGGGCATCCAGCCCGTTCTCGACGCCGTCCTGGACTACCTGCCCTCCCCGCTCGACGTCCCCGACGTCGAGGGCCACGTCGTCGGCAACGAGGAGGAGGTGCTCACCCGTCCGGCCGATGAGAAGGCTCCCTTCGCCGCCCTGGCCTCCAAGGTGGCCACCCACCCCTTCTACGGCAAGCTCGTCTACGTGCGCGTCTACTCCGGCAAGGTCTCCCAGGGCGACATGGTCCTCAACGCCACCAAGGGCAAGAAGGAGCGCATCGGAAAGCTCTTCCAGATGCACTCCAACAAGGAGAACCCGGTGGAGGAGGCCCACGCCGGCCACATCTACGCCCTCATCGGCCTCAAGGACGTCACCACCGGTGACACCCTGTGCGCCCAGGACTCCCCGATCATCCTGGAGTCCATGACCTTCCCTGCCCCGGTCATCCACGTGGCCATCGAGCCCAAGACCAAGGGCGACCAGGAGAAGCTGAGCGTGGCCATCCAGAAGCTCTCCGAGGAGGACCCCACCTTCACCGTCTCCCTCGACGAGGAGACCGGCCAGACCGTCATCGGCGGTATGGGCGAGCTCCACCTGGACGTGTTCGTGGACCGCATGCGACGCGAGTTCAAGGTCGAGGCCAACGTGGGTGCCCCGCAGGTCGCCTACCGCGAGACCATCCGCAAGAAGGTGGACAAGGTCGAGTACACCCACAAGAAGCAGACGGGTGGCTCCGGCCAGTTCGCCAAGGTGCAGATGAGCTTCGAGCCCCTCGTCGCCGACGAGGTCGCCGAGGCCGCCGACGGCGAGAAGGCGCACTACGAGTTCGCCAACGCCGTCACCGGTGGTCGCGTGCCCCGCGAGTACATCCCCAGCGTGGACGCCGGGGTCCAGGACGCCATGCTCACCGGTGTCCTGGCCGGCTACCCGATGGTGGACATCAAGGCCACCCTCGTCGACGGCGCCTACCACGAGGTCGACTCCTCCGAGATGGCCTTCAAGATCGCCGGCTCCATGGCGTTCAAGGAGGGTGCCAAGAAGGCCTCGCCGGTCCTCCTCGAGCCCGTCATGGCCGTCGAGGTCCGTACTCCCGAGGAGTACATGGGCGACGTCATCGGTGACCTCAACTCCCGTCGCGGCATGATCGCCTCGATGGAGGACGCCGTCGGCGTCAAGGTCATCCGCGCCAACGTGCCCCTGTCGGAGATGTTCGGCTACGTCGGCGACCTGCGCTCCAAGACGCAGGGACGTGCCGTGTACTCCATGACCTTCGACTCGTACGCCGAGGTTCCCAAGAACGTCGCCGACGAGATCATCGCCAAGGTCAAGGGCGCCTGA
- the tuf gene encoding elongation factor Tu: MAKAKFERTKPHVNIGTIGHVDHGKTTLTAAISKVLHDEYPELNPFTPFDEIDKAPEERQRGITINIAHVEYETDKRHYAHVDAPGHADYIKNMITGAAQMDGAILVVAATDGPMAQTREHVLLARQVGVPALLVALNKSDMVDDEELLDLVEMEVRELLSSQDYDGDEAPVIRVSALKALEGDAEWAAKIKELMDAVDDFIPTPERDMDKPFLMPIEDVFTITGRGTVVTGRVERGKLPINSEVEILGIREAQKTTVTGIEMFHKQMDEAWAGENCGLLLRGTRREDVERGQVICKPGSITPHTEFEGHVYILTKDEGGRHNPFYSNYRPQFYFRTTDVTGVITLPEGTEMVMPGDTTEMSVQLIQPIAMEEGLGFAIREGGRTVGSGRVTKVIK, from the coding sequence GTGGCCAAGGCCAAGTTCGAGCGGACCAAGCCGCACGTCAACATCGGAACGATCGGTCACGTCGACCACGGTAAGACGACGCTGACCGCTGCGATCTCCAAGGTTCTGCACGACGAGTACCCCGAGCTGAACCCCTTCACCCCCTTCGACGAGATCGACAAGGCTCCTGAGGAGCGTCAGCGCGGTATCACCATCAACATCGCGCACGTCGAGTACGAGACCGACAAGCGCCACTACGCGCACGTCGACGCCCCCGGGCACGCCGACTACATCAAGAACATGATCACCGGTGCCGCCCAGATGGATGGCGCGATCCTCGTGGTCGCCGCCACCGACGGCCCGATGGCCCAGACCCGCGAGCACGTCCTGCTCGCCCGCCAGGTGGGCGTCCCCGCCCTCCTCGTGGCCCTCAACAAGTCCGACATGGTGGACGACGAGGAGCTCCTCGACCTGGTTGAGATGGAGGTGCGCGAGCTCCTGTCCTCCCAGGACTACGACGGCGACGAGGCTCCCGTCATCCGTGTCTCCGCTCTCAAGGCCCTCGAGGGCGACGCCGAGTGGGCCGCCAAGATCAAGGAGCTCATGGACGCGGTGGATGACTTCATCCCCACCCCCGAGCGTGACATGGACAAGCCCTTCCTCATGCCCATCGAGGACGTCTTCACCATCACCGGTCGCGGCACCGTCGTCACCGGTCGTGTGGAGCGCGGCAAGCTCCCGATCAACTCCGAGGTCGAGATCCTCGGTATCCGCGAGGCCCAGAAGACCACGGTCACCGGTATCGAGATGTTCCACAAGCAGATGGACGAGGCCTGGGCCGGCGAGAACTGCGGTCTGCTCCTGCGCGGTACCCGCCGCGAGGACGTCGAGCGCGGTCAGGTCATCTGCAAGCCCGGCTCCATCACCCCGCACACCGAGTTCGAGGGCCACGTCTACATCCTCACCAAGGACGAGGGCGGCCGCCACAACCCCTTCTACTCGAACTACCGTCCGCAGTTCTACTTCCGGACCACGGACGTCACCGGTGTCATCACCCTGCCCGAGGGCACCGAGATGGTCATGCCCGGTGACACCACCGAGATGAGCGTCCAGCTCATCCAGCCCATCGCCATGGAGGAGGGCCTCGGCTTCGCCATCCGTGAGGGTGGCCGCACCGTCGGCTCCGGCCGCGTCACCAAGGTCATCAAGTGA